From a region of the Mytilus galloprovincialis chromosome 3, xbMytGall1.hap1.1, whole genome shotgun sequence genome:
- the LOC143069736 gene encoding uncharacterized protein LOC143069736 gives MDQPSGQRADAHHQDGFWRGHGNRNQRGRGRGRGGFDNDGGEYRQYNRDNNRQGKQSNNRGYYRQDNRQYDQEERHQGGFGRPTNSKRQNVQQQEDMTQGQNNFNDRARPIDKNHEDHMRDSSPDRQDRSRHKDKNDEDHTRDPSPDRSLPEHCIQENQGSYTDGTTQNQSPQVQNTGASGSQEMKINQQGFDNRNMEVDAQQGQGQVFYNKSHQEQDFRPQHNRGRGQQYNDYSDYSQGQGRDHQNQRYNRNQDGYHNQDRSQQHQRYDDRRDDYGRGQYQGHSDNNNSYQQGQRYNRGGYQQNNDRRQQGSWGEKSDIQLSKALSFILRHGAERQGYKMMPGGFLYVDEILKKQNNLRDYKLEDVKRIVESNDKKRFHMEPDKETGKMKIRANQGHSIEVQDLELKPLLSAKEVSMVIHGTYYNSWEKIKNTGLSRMNRNHIHFAAGEPGENGVISGMRQSCEVMIFINLETALKDGFKFFRSANNVILCAGNEDGVIPPKYFVEAVQRNPRQRLEFDQNVKVVKVPIGGASLVQHDGKGKKKKNKKSKGDREKEEGTETQKKKDKTEIDETAVEDTAHMFNEKMEVDSPSGSKAVDVPRKSEAQVAVSGSGALGKLKDDYPDTPNSWEDDDKFVDAVQHQEEEFVDAHGSGPDVIVESKEEVITIDENENSLSAIDYLMEKDMVAVHVEASEDGLQRITCVTEDKSYIFDVENNPDLMTFGKVAEFFNWTPEPKGPTKVFHGLDSKTCAVFFDKYEIILDGTKIYDLKIAYDKMKEGGLGDLTKLQKTGFRPDCIPVDTDNVTAVCWTYIKAYQYFSKEVSKNMKDYKKYLFEMVKADIDVEKMKKLREKKKKDLKAAANQVQNTAQAQPKKSKKKKT, from the exons atggaTCAACCAAGTGGACAAAGAGCTGATGCTCATCACCAAGATGGGTTTTGGAGAGGACATGGGAACAGAAATCAAAGAGGTCGTGGAAGAGGTAGAGGCGGATTTGATAATGATGGAGGTGAATACAGACAGTATAACAGAGATAATAATAGACAAGGCAAGCAATCGAATAACAGAGGCTATTACAGACAGGATAACAGACAGTATGATCAGGAAGAAAGACATCAAGGTGGATTTGGTAGACCTACTAACTCCAAGAGACAAAATGTGCAACAACAGGAGGATATGACACAAGGTCAAAACAATTTCAACGATAGGGCAAGACCTATAGACAAGAATCATGAAGATCATATGAGAGATTCTAGCCCAGACAGGCAAGACAGATCAAGGCACAAAGACAAAAATGATGAGGATCATACCAGGGATCCAAGTCCAGATAGAAGCTTACCTGAACACTGCATACAGGAGAATCAAGGTTCGTATACTGATGGTACAACCCAAAACCAGTCACCTCAAGTCCAAAATACAGGTGCATCAGGTTCccaagaaatgaaaataaaccaGCAAGGTTTTGATAATCGAAATATGGAAGTAGATGCACAACAAGGCCAAGGACAAGTTTTCTACAATAAAAGCCACCAGGAACAAGATTTCAGACCTCAACACAACAGAGGTAGAGGGCAACAATATAATGATTATTCAGACTACTCACAGGGTCAGGGTAGAGATCACCAGAATCAGCGGTATAACAGAAACCAGGATGGCTATCACAATCAAGACAGAAGTCAACAGCATCAGAGGTATGATGATAGAAGAGATGATTATGGTAGAGGTCAATACCAAGGTCATTCTGATAACAACAATAGTTACCAGCAAGGTCAGAGATACAATAGAGGTGGCTATCAACAAAATAATGACAGGAGACAACAAGGATCATGg GGAGAAAAGTCAGACATCCAGCTATCTAAGGCATTGTCATTTATACTGAGACATGGGGCAGAAAGACAAGGATATAAAATGATGCCAG gTGGTTTTCTGTATGTTGACGAAATTcttaaaaagcaaaacaatctacGAGATTATAAACTTGAAGATGTGAAAAGAATTGTTGAATCAAACGACAAGAAGAGATTTCATATGGAGCCAGATAAAGAAACAGGAAAAATGAAAATCAGAGCAAACCAAGGACATAGTATTGAA gtGCAGGATCTGGAATTAAAACCATTATTATCTGCCAAAGAAGTTTCTATGGTTATCCATGGAACTTATTATAATTCTTGGGAGAAGATAAAAAACACA GGGTTAAGTAGAATGAATAGAAACCATATCCACTTTGCTGCAGGAGAACCAGGAGAAAATGGAGTTATCAGTG GTATGAGACAATCTTGTGAAGTTATGATATTTATTAACCTAGAGACAGCTTTAAAAG atggATTCAAGTTTTTCCGGTCAGCCAACAATGTTATACTTTGTGCAGGAAATGAAGATGGAGTTATTCCCCCTAAATACTTTGTAGAAGCAGTACAGAGGAACCCAA GACAGAGATTAGAGTTTGATCAGAATGTAAAAGTAGTAAAAGTACCTATTGGTGGTGCAAGTTTGGTACAACATGATGGGAAaggaaagaagaagaaaaacaagaaaagcaAAGGAGATAGGGAGAAAGAAGAAGGAACAGAAACACAGAAAAAGAAAGACAAGACAGAAATAGACGAGACTGCAGTGGAAGATACTGCACACATGTTTAATGAAAAGATGGAAGTGGATTCGCCAAGTGGATCTAAGGCTGTGGATGTGCCAAGGAAGTCTGAGGCTCAAGTGGCAGTAAGTGGATCTGGGGCTCTTGGTAAACTCAAAGATGATTATCCTGACACTCCTAATAGCTGGGAGGATGATGACAAGTTTGTTGATGCTGTACAGCATCAGGAAGAGGAATTTGTGGATGCTCATGGATCTGGTCCTGATGTTATTGTGGAATCTA aagaagaagtaATCACAatagatgaaaatgaaaacaGCTTAAGTGCTATAGACTATTTAATGGAGAAAGACATGGTGGCTGTTCATGTTGAAGCGTCAGAAGATGGCTTACAGAGAATTACTTGTGTAACTGAAGATAAATCATATATCTTTGATGTCGAAAACAATCCTGACTTAATGACCTTTGGAAAGGTGGCAGAGTTTTTCAATTGGACCCCAGAACCAAAGGGACCAACCAAA GTATTTCATGGATTAGATTCTAAGACGTGTGCTGTTTTTTTtgacaaatatgaaataattctgGATGGAACAAAGATATATGATCTCAAG ATTGCCTATGATAAGATGAAGGAAGGAGGTTTAGGTGATCTAACTAAATTGCAGAAGACTGGATTTAGACCTGACTGTATCCCTGTTGACACTGATAATGTTACTGCTGTTTGTTGGACCTACATAAAGGCATATCAGTATTTCTCTAA GGAAGTGAGTAAGAACATGAAAGATTACAAGAAATACCTGTTTGAAATGGTCAAGGCTGACATTGatgtagaaaaaatgaaaaaactaagagagaaaaagaaaaaagatttgAAAGCTGCTGCCAATCAAGTACAGAACACTGCCCAAGCACAACCAAAAAagtcaaagaagaaaaaaacataa